A DNA window from Mastacembelus armatus chromosome 11, fMasArm1.2, whole genome shotgun sequence contains the following coding sequences:
- the btd gene encoding biotinidase, whose translation MQPNLKRKSREETMFLFVVVFVSLPFTSAAEPEPVVDPPSYVAAVYEHHLILNPEPHVPLSRTAALQHMHQNLDIYEEQAAQAAQRGAQILVFPEDGLQGFNFSRTSISGYLETIPDPQQERWNPCTEPDRYNNTEVLQRLSCIARRYKLYVVANMADLQPCPLKTHPSSSCPPDGRWQFNTNVVFSSDGQLVARYHKQNLYFENSFDTPPQPEIITFDTPFAGKFGLLICFDILFHEPTVTLVERGVRQLIFPTAWMNQLPLLDSIQFQQAFSLGANVTLLAANIRNDRLIMTGSGIYTPFSATYHHAKTGDPEEGRLLVARVPVLDPLWVGQSVAMEEGVAKEKSMSYRATDSGSCHQEGCLFSRTEPTSAADAYSTTSTSSMMYDPFTFVLLKGTKGSLNVCDGTFCCHLQYQQQLPQVNSKELYALGAFAGTHIVNGRYALQVCTLVRCAGLNAASCGQEVEEAETKMDFLLEGTFETRYVYPSVLASHMVLEQPEHLDKSAHGRVSMKHSNMSGGLVSACLYGRMYHLDHA comes from the exons ATGCAGCCAAACCTGAAACGTAAAAGCAG ggAAGaaaccatgtttttgtttgtggtcGTTTTTGTCAGTTTGCCTTTCACGTCCGCGGCTGAACCGGAGCCCGTTGTGGACCCACCATCGTATGTTGCCGCCGTGTACGAGCACCACCTAATCCTGAACCCGGAGCCACATGTCCCCCTGAGCCGAACCGCTGCCCTGCAACACATGCACCAAAACCTGGATATCTACGAGGAGCAGGCTGCCCAGGCCGCCCAGCGG GGTGCCCAGATCCTGGTGTTTCCAGAGGACGGTCTTCAGGGTTTCAACTTCAGCCGTACCTCCATCTCTGGCTACCTAGAAACTATACCTGACCCCCAGCAGGAGAGGTGGAACCCCTGCACAGAGCCGGACAGATACAACAACACTGAG GTTCTCCAGAGGTTGAGCTGTATTGCGCGTCGTTACAAGCTCTACGTGGTGGCCAACATGGCCGACCTGCAGCCTTGCCCCCTGAAGACCCacccctcctcttcctgtccccCTGATGGACGTTGGCAGTTCAACACAAACGTGGTTTTCAG CTCTGATGGCCAGCTGGTGGCACGCTACCATAAACAGAATCTGTACTTTGAAAATTCCTTCGACACACCACCCCAACCTGAGATCATAACATTTGATACACCTTTTGCTGGGAAGTTTGGCCTCCTCATCTGCTTTGACATCCTGTTCCACGAGCCCACAGTTACACTGGTGGAGAGG GGTGTGCGTCAGTTGATCTTCCCCACAGCCTGGATGAACCAGCTCCCCCTACTGGACTCAATCCAGTTCCAGCAGGCATTCAGCCTGGGTGCTAATGTCACCCTGCTAGCAGCTAACATTCGCAACGACAGACTGATCATGACTGGAAGCGGTATCTACACTCCTTTTTCTGCCACGTACCACCACGCTAAGACAGGAGACCCAGAGGAGGGCAGGCTGCTGGTGGCCAGGGTGCCTGTCTTAGACCCACTGTGGGTGGGGCAGAGTGTGGCCATGGAGGAGGGAGTAGCTAAAGAAAAGTCCATGTCATATAGGGCCACAGACTCTGGAAGCTGTCATCAAGAAGGCTGTTTATTTTCTCGTACTGAACCTACTTCTGCAGCCGATGCTTACTCCACTACTTCCACCTCATCCATGATGTATGACCCATTTACATTTGTTCTCCTGAAGGGCACAAAAGGCAGCCTGAATGTCTGCGATGGGACTTTCTGCTGTCACCTGCAGTACCAGCAGCAGTTACCACAAGTCAACAGTAAAGAGCTCTACGCATTGGGAGCATTTGCTGGAACTCACATTGTGAATGGACGCTACGCTCTGCAG GTGTGTACATTAGTCCGCTGTGCGGGGTTGAATGCTGCTTCCTGTGGACAGGAAGTGGAAGAGGCTGAGACTAAAATGGACTTCCTATTGGAGGGCACATTTGAGACCAGATACGTTTACCCATCTGTTCTGGCTAGCCACATGGTCCTGGAACAACCAGAGCACCTGGACAAGTCTGCACATGGCAGAGTGAGTATGAAACATTCAAACATGAGTGGTGGTCTGGTCTCAGCCTGTCTGTACGGACGGATGTACCACCTGGACCACGCCTGA